In the genome of Fulvivirga maritima, one region contains:
- a CDS encoding glycoside hydrolase family 5 protein translates to MNIRYYIKSIFILLIALCSISASGQTMLSRISVSGNHFVNEQGQTIVFRGLNTSDPNKLKKEGHWNKEYFDEMAHWGANIVRFPVHPQDWRERGSADYLKLLDEGVKWASELNMHVIIDWHSIGNLKEEIFHMPSYRTSIKETTEFWDTISKHFKGNTTVAFFELFNEPTTREGEYGNITWLEWKSIMEDLIAVVRKNENTSIPLIAGFNWAYDLTEVASSPIDAPDVAYVSHPYPQKREIPWPAKWTADWGFVKDKYPVVLTEVGFCGPHDRGAHVPVIGDDSYGKVLDNYCDDKGISYVVWVFDPQWSPMLFSDWSFKPTTQGKYFKQSLQEHAMKTKANR, encoded by the coding sequence ATGAATATACGCTACTATATAAAATCTATCTTCATTCTCCTGATAGCCTTATGCTCCATTTCCGCTTCTGGACAGACGATGCTGAGCAGAATTAGTGTAAGCGGCAATCATTTTGTAAATGAACAAGGCCAGACCATAGTATTCCGTGGTCTCAATACCAGTGATCCTAATAAACTCAAAAAAGAAGGCCATTGGAATAAAGAGTATTTCGATGAAATGGCTCATTGGGGTGCCAACATAGTTCGGTTCCCTGTCCACCCACAGGATTGGAGAGAAAGGGGCTCAGCCGATTATTTAAAATTACTTGATGAGGGAGTAAAATGGGCTTCAGAGTTAAACATGCATGTAATTATAGACTGGCACAGCATAGGTAATTTAAAAGAAGAAATATTTCACATGCCTTCTTATAGAACCTCTATTAAAGAAACTACCGAATTTTGGGATACCATTTCAAAACACTTCAAAGGCAATACCACCGTAGCCTTTTTTGAGCTGTTTAACGAGCCCACCACCAGAGAAGGTGAATACGGTAATATAACCTGGTTAGAATGGAAAAGCATAATGGAGGATTTAATTGCTGTAGTAAGAAAAAATGAAAATACCTCTATTCCATTAATTGCAGGCTTCAATTGGGCATATGACCTTACGGAAGTAGCTTCTTCACCTATTGATGCCCCAGACGTAGCCTATGTAAGCCACCCCTACCCTCAAAAAAGAGAGATCCCCTGGCCTGCAAAATGGACTGCTGATTGGGGTTTTGTTAAGGATAAGTACCCTGTAGTACTCACTGAAGTGGGTTTTTGCGGTCCCCATGACAGAGGAGCTCATGTACCTGTAATCGGAGATGATTCTTATGGCAAAGTACTAGATAATTATTGTGATGATAAAGGCATATCGTACGTAGTCTGGGTGTTCGACCCTCAATGGTCTCCCATGCTTTTTTCTGATTGGTCATTTAAGCCTACCACTCAGGGTAAGTACTTCAAGCAATCATTGCAAGAACATGCAATGAAAACAAAAGCCAACCGGTAA
- a CDS encoding deoxynucleoside kinase, which translates to MHIAICGNIGCGKTTLAKMLSKHYKWQAELESVDNNPYLSDFYEDMPRWAFHLQIYFLNSRFNQIKRIRRNSKTTIQDRTIYEDAYIFAANLYKSNYLNDRDYQSYLALFESMIEHVQAPDLLIYLKADIPKLVSQIEKRGRDYENAIRLDYLKNLNQHYKEWIENYQDGKLLVIDVNNMDYVANSEDFAYIVNKIDVELHGLFSQ; encoded by the coding sequence ATGCACATAGCTATTTGCGGAAATATAGGTTGCGGTAAAACCACACTTGCTAAAATGCTTTCTAAACATTATAAATGGCAAGCAGAATTAGAATCAGTAGATAATAACCCCTACCTGTCAGACTTTTATGAAGACATGCCACGCTGGGCCTTCCATCTGCAAATATATTTTCTTAACAGCCGTTTTAACCAGATCAAACGCATCAGAAGAAACAGCAAAACCACCATTCAGGATCGTACCATATATGAAGATGCCTACATATTTGCGGCTAACCTCTATAAGTCTAACTACCTGAATGACCGCGACTACCAGAGTTATCTCGCTCTGTTTGAGTCTATGATAGAACATGTGCAAGCTCCTGACTTACTCATATACCTCAAGGCCGATATTCCTAAACTGGTAAGCCAAATTGAAAAAAGAGGAAGAGATTATGAAAATGCTATCCGCCTGGATTATTTAAAAAACCTCAATCAACATTACAAGGAGTGGATAGAGAATTATCAAGATGGAAAACTATTGGTCATAGACGTCAACAACATGGACTATGTGGCCAATTCTGAAGATTTCGCCTACATCGTAAATAAAATTGATGTGGAGCTTCATGGGCTTTTCAGCCAATAA
- a CDS encoding response regulator: MAGGKLVGSMKKKILIIDDDEAMRWLIKKMLEKDFEVDAFSHVGNALKHMNMYGKPDVIITDIHLPVIDGKDFLTNLKTNGLYSGIPIIVISSRQDVVTKEQCLKAGADDYLLKPFNPERLIESITNVMENKKQA, encoded by the coding sequence ATGGCCGGTGGAAAACTAGTTGGCTCAATGAAAAAAAAGATACTTATTATTGATGACGATGAGGCAATGAGATGGCTCATCAAGAAGATGCTTGAAAAGGACTTTGAGGTCGATGCCTTTAGTCACGTTGGAAATGCTTTAAAGCATATGAACATGTATGGCAAACCTGATGTTATCATAACCGATATTCATTTACCAGTAATTGATGGTAAAGATTTTTTAACTAATTTAAAAACTAACGGTTTATACTCAGGAATACCTATTATAGTTATCTCTTCCCGACAAGATGTGGTAACTAAGGAGCAGTGCTTAAAAGCTGGTGCTGATGATTATTTGTTAAAACCATTTAATCCTGAGCGCTTAATTGAGAGCATTACTAATGTTATGGAAAATAAAAAGCAAGCATAA
- a CDS encoding GNAT family N-acetyltransferase: MDEVRFIKCTLNELDQLLEISKATYFEAFLAGESSDNVKEYVKNAFSEDRLWKELNNPFSEFYLAEYGGEVIGYLKLNYKDAQQRYQERNSIELQRIYTLGKVLGKGFGQVLLNQAIKIAREQHSQFLWLGVWDQNPRAIHFYEKNGFDKMGKMDFFMGEEKYTDVVMMLEL; the protein is encoded by the coding sequence ATGGACGAAGTAAGGTTTATTAAGTGTACTTTAAACGAGTTGGATCAACTGTTAGAAATATCTAAAGCCACGTATTTTGAGGCTTTTTTAGCAGGTGAATCTTCCGATAATGTAAAAGAGTATGTAAAGAATGCTTTTAGTGAAGATCGACTGTGGAAAGAGCTAAACAACCCCTTTTCTGAATTTTATCTGGCCGAATATGGCGGTGAAGTGATCGGCTACCTCAAATTAAACTATAAAGATGCTCAGCAACGGTATCAGGAACGAAACAGCATAGAGCTGCAGCGTATCTACACCTTAGGCAAAGTGCTAGGGAAAGGCTTTGGGCAAGTGCTCCTGAACCAAGCAATAAAAATTGCGCGCGAGCAACATAGCCAGTTTTTATGGTTAGGTGTATGGGATCAAAACCCCAGGGCTATTCATTTCTATGAAAAAAATGGATTTGATAAAATGGGAAAAATGGATTTCTTTATGGGCGAAGAGAAATATACTGATGTAGTAATGATGCTTGAACTTTAA
- the serA gene encoding phosphoglycerate dehydrogenase yields the protein MQNGKKYFVIDFDSTFTQVEALDVLAEIALEGSPEKDERVQKIKDITDEGMSGRLTFRESLEQRVAILGANKKHLPPLVEALKKLVSKSFKRNKEFLTTQSENIFIISNGFRDFIVPIVTKYGVKAENVFANSFVFDDKGDIIGFDKDNVLSVNNGKVEQLKQLDLHGDVYVIGDGYTDYEIKASGLANKFYAFTENVERASVLAKADHITPSLDEFLYLNKLNTAISYPKNRINVLLLENIHPEAIRLMKEEGYNVEVYPAGLDEDELCEKIKNVSILGIRSKTQVTARVLESANRLIAVGAFCIGTNQIDLEACLKKGVAVFNAPFSNTRSVVELAIAEIIVLMRQLFDRSTKMHDGQWDKSAKGSYEIRGKHLGIIGYGNIGAQLSVLAESLGLIVTYYDVTEKLALGNVRKADSLEELLNNSDIVTLHVDGRPENKNMIGEQEFDWMKDDVIFLNLSRGHVVDIAALKKNIESGKIAGAAIDVFPEEPKSNDDEFISELRSLPNTILSPHIGGSTIEAQENIAQFVPGKIMEYINTGSTSNSVNFPNLQLPSLENAHRLIHIHLNMPGILAKINKVLADHDINIVGQYLKTNETIGYVITDIDKAYDPHVIEALKEIEHTIKFRVLY from the coding sequence ATGCAAAACGGTAAGAAATATTTTGTCATAGATTTCGATAGCACTTTTACGCAGGTAGAGGCATTAGATGTATTGGCAGAGATAGCCCTGGAGGGAAGTCCAGAAAAGGACGAACGTGTACAAAAAATCAAAGACATCACCGATGAAGGGATGAGTGGCAGACTCACTTTCAGAGAGTCTTTAGAGCAGAGAGTAGCCATTTTAGGAGCCAACAAAAAGCATTTACCTCCATTGGTAGAAGCTTTGAAAAAGCTGGTTTCCAAGAGCTTTAAAAGGAATAAAGAGTTTTTAACCACCCAATCGGAAAATATTTTTATCATCTCTAATGGTTTCCGTGATTTCATAGTGCCTATTGTAACAAAATATGGTGTAAAAGCAGAAAATGTATTTGCTAATTCATTTGTATTTGATGACAAAGGAGATATTATTGGCTTTGATAAAGACAATGTGCTTTCTGTTAATAATGGAAAAGTAGAGCAACTTAAACAACTAGATCTGCACGGAGACGTTTATGTGATTGGAGACGGATATACCGATTATGAAATTAAGGCTTCCGGGCTGGCCAATAAGTTTTATGCTTTCACTGAAAATGTGGAAAGGGCTAGTGTACTGGCAAAAGCAGATCATATTACTCCTAGTTTAGACGAATTTTTATACTTGAACAAATTGAACACAGCTATATCATACCCTAAGAATAGAATTAATGTTCTTCTGTTGGAAAACATCCACCCAGAGGCCATCAGGCTGATGAAAGAAGAAGGATATAATGTAGAAGTTTACCCTGCCGGACTTGATGAAGACGAGCTTTGCGAAAAAATTAAGAACGTATCCATATTAGGTATCAGGTCTAAAACTCAGGTTACTGCCAGAGTACTGGAAAGTGCTAACCGTTTGATAGCCGTAGGTGCTTTCTGCATCGGCACTAACCAAATTGACTTGGAAGCATGCCTTAAAAAGGGTGTGGCAGTATTTAATGCTCCATTTAGCAATACCCGATCAGTGGTAGAGTTAGCCATAGCAGAAATTATTGTTCTGATGAGGCAGCTATTCGACCGTTCTACAAAAATGCATGACGGTCAGTGGGACAAATCAGCCAAAGGCAGCTATGAGATTAGAGGCAAGCATTTGGGTATTATTGGTTATGGAAATATTGGCGCGCAGCTTTCAGTATTAGCAGAATCTTTAGGGCTTATTGTTACTTACTATGACGTCACCGAAAAGCTGGCTTTAGGTAACGTTCGTAAAGCAGACTCACTGGAAGAATTGCTTAATAATTCTGACATTGTTACACTACACGTAGATGGCCGCCCTGAAAATAAAAACATGATTGGCGAACAGGAGTTTGACTGGATGAAAGATGATGTCATTTTCCTTAACTTAAGCCGTGGTCACGTGGTAGATATTGCTGCCCTTAAGAAAAACATTGAAAGTGGTAAAATTGCCGGAGCCGCAATTGACGTTTTCCCTGAAGAGCCTAAAAGTAATGACGATGAGTTTATTTCAGAACTACGCTCTTTACCAAACACTATTCTGAGCCCACACATTGGTGGTAGCACCATAGAAGCTCAGGAAAACATAGCCCAGTTTGTGCCTGGCAAAATCATGGAGTACATCAACACAGGGAGTACCTCTAACAGTGTTAACTTCCCTAACCTACAGCTGCCATCATTAGAAAATGCTCATCGCCTGATTCATATTCACCTGAATATGCCTGGCATATTAGCAAAAATCAATAAAGTGCTGGCAGATCATGATATCAACATTGTAGGTCAATACCTTAAAACCAATGAGACCATTGGCTATGTAATTACTGATATTGATAAGGCCTATGATCCGCATGTGATTGAAGCCTTAAAAGAAATAGAACATACTATTAAGTTTAGAGTACTTTATTAA
- the pgi gene encoding glucose-6-phosphate isomerase: MFPNITPTSTEAWKKLEKHFSEIQQVHMKDLFGEDAERFKKFNLQFEDILFDFSKNRINQETFDLLVSLAKETKLQEAIDGMFSGELINKTEKRAVLHTALRNRSNTPINVDGADVMPDVNKVLKQIETFSNAIISGEWKGYTGKNINTIVNIGIGGSDLGPVMVTEALKPYKKENINTYFVSNVDATHIAETLKKADPETTLFMIASKTFTTQETMTNALSARDWFLEKAKETEHVKKHFVAISTNAEAVAEFGIDTQNMFEFWDWVGGRYSLWSAIGLSIACTIGYENFEELLAGAHAMDNHFKSTPFEENIPVILGLLGIWYNNFFGAQSHALLPYDQYMHRFAAYFQQGDMESNGKSVDRNGKLVDYQTGPIIWGEPGTNGQHAFYQLIHQGTKLIPCDFLAPAISYNPLGDHHDKLMANFFAQTEALMNGKTKEEVLAELGNLSEEEKAFLPSFKEFSGNRPTNSFLFKKLTPKTLGSLIAMYEHKIFVQGVIWNIFSFDQWGVELGKQLAKKILPELEADGEVTSHDSSTNGLINKYKALKK, from the coding sequence ATGTTTCCAAATATTACACCTACAAGTACAGAGGCCTGGAAGAAACTGGAAAAACATTTTTCAGAGATACAACAGGTACACATGAAAGACCTTTTCGGAGAAGATGCTGAAAGGTTCAAAAAGTTCAACTTGCAATTTGAGGACATTCTGTTTGATTTTTCAAAAAACAGAATTAATCAGGAAACATTTGATCTTTTAGTCTCCCTGGCCAAGGAAACAAAGCTACAGGAAGCGATTGATGGCATGTTTTCAGGTGAGCTGATTAATAAAACAGAAAAACGCGCAGTACTACATACAGCCCTACGTAACAGGTCTAACACTCCTATTAACGTAGACGGTGCTGATGTAATGCCTGATGTAAATAAAGTTTTAAAGCAAATAGAGACCTTTTCTAACGCTATAATTAGCGGTGAATGGAAAGGATATACAGGTAAAAATATTAATACCATTGTAAACATAGGTATTGGAGGTTCTGATTTAGGCCCGGTAATGGTTACAGAAGCTCTTAAACCTTATAAGAAAGAAAATATTAACACTTATTTTGTTTCTAATGTTGATGCTACTCATATAGCAGAAACTCTAAAAAAGGCAGATCCTGAAACTACTTTGTTTATGATCGCCTCTAAAACTTTTACTACTCAGGAAACCATGACTAATGCTCTCAGCGCCAGAGATTGGTTTTTAGAGAAAGCAAAAGAGACAGAACATGTAAAGAAACACTTTGTAGCTATTTCTACCAATGCTGAGGCTGTAGCCGAATTTGGTATAGATACTCAAAACATGTTTGAGTTCTGGGACTGGGTTGGCGGTAGATACTCTCTTTGGTCTGCCATAGGCTTATCTATAGCTTGTACTATCGGATATGAAAACTTCGAGGAGCTACTGGCCGGTGCTCATGCTATGGATAACCACTTTAAATCAACTCCTTTTGAAGAAAATATACCAGTAATTTTAGGCTTACTAGGCATTTGGTATAACAACTTCTTTGGAGCGCAATCTCACGCCTTACTTCCTTATGATCAATATATGCATCGATTTGCGGCTTACTTCCAGCAAGGAGATATGGAGAGTAACGGTAAGTCTGTAGATCGTAACGGCAAGCTGGTAGATTACCAAACAGGACCTATTATTTGGGGTGAGCCTGGCACTAATGGTCAGCATGCTTTTTATCAGCTAATTCACCAGGGCACTAAGCTTATTCCTTGCGACTTCTTGGCTCCTGCCATCAGTTATAATCCATTAGGTGATCATCATGACAAGCTAATGGCTAATTTCTTTGCTCAAACAGAGGCCTTGATGAACGGGAAAACCAAAGAAGAAGTATTAGCTGAACTAGGCAACTTAAGTGAAGAAGAAAAAGCTTTCTTACCTTCATTCAAAGAGTTTTCTGGTAACAGACCTACTAACTCATTCTTATTTAAGAAACTTACTCCTAAAACTTTAGGTAGCCTTATAGCCATGTATGAGCATAAAATCTTTGTTCAAGGTGTTATATGGAACATCTTTAGTTTTGATCAATGGGGTGTAGAATTAGGTAAGCAATTAGCTAAGAAAATTTTACCTGAACTGGAAGCTGACGGAGAAGTTACTTCTCATGACAGTTCTACCAATGGGTTAATTAATAAATATAAAGCTTTGAAAAAATAA
- a CDS encoding TlpA family protein disulfide reductase: MKYILPLVVLLVMASCNDKQAAHEEAETASVEPQGYYKDLIKDKVLTEDEYLQFRKDLKKKYQDSTGNTSVVFHLYNRVSSSDSIIQEFKYTVKQGHKYLYSGSKAALFNYLNTSFPNKEFPTLKGDKVILAGGGRPMLINFWFTQCAPCVKEMPILNDLQTKYKQQMDFVAITFSKAEEVEKFLPKHPFTFTQVTNAASFIDELGIMDYPTTIFINKDGKLIYIEAAVLGKGEEFEKLIEELI; the protein is encoded by the coding sequence ATGAAATACATACTGCCCCTCGTTGTTTTATTGGTCATGGCAAGCTGCAATGATAAACAAGCAGCACATGAAGAAGCTGAAACAGCATCGGTTGAACCCCAGGGTTATTATAAAGATTTGATTAAGGATAAGGTGTTAACCGAAGATGAATACCTTCAATTCAGAAAGGACCTCAAAAAAAAGTATCAGGATAGTACGGGCAATACCAGCGTGGTTTTTCATTTATATAATAGAGTAAGTAGTTCTGATTCTATTATTCAGGAATTTAAGTACACTGTGAAGCAAGGGCACAAGTACCTGTATAGTGGCTCTAAAGCGGCTTTATTTAATTATTTAAACACCTCATTTCCTAACAAAGAATTTCCAACCCTTAAAGGAGATAAAGTTATATTAGCAGGAGGAGGAAGGCCCATGCTTATTAACTTCTGGTTTACTCAATGTGCCCCATGCGTGAAGGAAATGCCTATTCTCAACGATTTGCAAACCAAGTATAAACAGCAGATGGATTTTGTGGCCATTACTTTTAGCAAAGCTGAAGAGGTAGAGAAATTTCTACCCAAGCACCCTTTTACATTTACTCAAGTGACCAATGCAGCCAGTTTTATTGATGAACTAGGTATTATGGATTATCCTACCACGATATTTATTAATAAAGACGGAAAACTAATCTATATAGAAGCAGCCGTGTTGGGAAAAGGAGAGGAATTTGAGAAGCTGATAGAGGAATTGATTTAA
- a CDS encoding SDR family NAD(P)-dependent oxidoreductase: MDQKMESDKTLREKDIEQCIDTLKLLVSDREQLVLLPEEKKIELITLAGKLSRPDRDEIRKRNRVKRKTQKEVIRQQDKEARATTGIRSAREAVVFTAPKLLEGHTQKEGKTMSSPRNCYVCKKEYTVLHHFYDSMCQECGDLNYAKRFQTADLTGQVALITGSRLKIGYQATLMMLRAGATVIATTRFPADSAIRFAKEEDFSEWGHRLKIHGLDLRHIPSVELFASYIEQQYDRLDILINNAAQTVRRPAGFYAHLMENERLPFHNHNHDVQMLLQDHEDLLHHLIDSGKESKMGQMPMTWNSQEPGIGIRASAQLSQVPYKFDNSLEAAEVFPEGKLDADLQQVDLRKTNSWRLKLGEVHTHEMLEVQLVNSIAPFVLCNRLIDLMQRDHTGKKHVVNVTAMEGKFYRFKKESRHPHTNMAKAALNMLTHTAAGDLGKEGIFMNAVDTGWVTDEDPAELAKIKQDKHDFQPPLDIVDGAARVCDPFFDGINTGKHWCGQFLKDYFPIDW, translated from the coding sequence ATGGATCAAAAGATGGAGTCTGATAAGACGCTAAGAGAAAAAGATATAGAGCAATGTATTGACACCCTGAAATTGTTGGTGTCAGACAGAGAGCAGCTCGTTCTTTTACCTGAAGAAAAAAAGATAGAACTCATTACGCTGGCAGGTAAACTTTCCAGGCCTGACCGAGATGAAATTAGAAAGAGAAATAGGGTAAAGAGAAAGACTCAGAAGGAGGTAATAAGACAGCAGGATAAGGAGGCAAGAGCTACTACTGGTATTAGAAGTGCCAGAGAAGCGGTAGTATTTACTGCGCCGAAACTACTTGAAGGTCATACGCAAAAGGAGGGGAAGACCATGAGTTCGCCCAGAAATTGCTATGTGTGTAAGAAAGAATATACTGTGCTTCATCATTTTTATGATTCTATGTGTCAGGAATGTGGGGATCTTAATTATGCTAAGAGATTTCAAACCGCTGACCTTACCGGTCAGGTAGCTTTAATAACAGGCTCTCGTTTAAAAATTGGATATCAGGCCACTTTGATGATGCTCAGGGCAGGGGCAACAGTGATTGCTACCACTCGTTTTCCGGCCGATTCTGCAATAAGGTTTGCTAAAGAAGAAGATTTTTCTGAATGGGGCCACCGCTTGAAAATTCATGGTTTAGATTTAAGGCATATTCCTAGCGTAGAGCTTTTTGCGAGCTATATAGAGCAGCAATATGATCGTTTGGATATTTTAATAAATAATGCTGCTCAAACGGTGCGAAGGCCAGCTGGTTTTTATGCGCATTTAATGGAAAATGAGCGATTGCCATTTCATAATCATAACCATGATGTGCAGATGCTGCTTCAAGATCATGAAGATTTGTTGCATCATCTTATAGATAGCGGTAAGGAAAGTAAAATGGGACAGATGCCCATGACCTGGAACAGTCAGGAGCCGGGAATAGGAATAAGAGCGTCAGCGCAGCTTTCGCAAGTGCCTTATAAATTTGATAACTCTCTGGAAGCGGCAGAAGTTTTCCCAGAAGGAAAGCTAGATGCTGACTTACAACAGGTAGACTTGAGAAAAACCAATAGCTGGAGGTTGAAGCTTGGGGAAGTACACACGCATGAGATGCTTGAAGTACAGCTGGTGAATTCAATAGCTCCTTTTGTGCTTTGTAATCGTTTGATTGATCTGATGCAGAGAGATCATACAGGGAAGAAGCACGTGGTGAATGTAACTGCCATGGAAGGTAAGTTTTACCGATTTAAAAAGGAAAGCCGTCATCCGCACACCAATATGGCCAAGGCGGCATTAAACATGCTTACCCACACGGCAGCAGGTGATTTAGGCAAGGAAGGTATATTTATGAATGCGGTAGATACTGGCTGGGTTACAGATGAAGATCCTGCTGAGTTAGCTAAAATAAAGCAGGATAAGCATGACTTTCAGCCACCTTTGGATATTGTGGATGGAGCAGCCCGAGTTTGTGATCCGTTTTTTGATGGTATCAACACCGGAAAGCACTGGTGCGGTCAGTTTCTGAAAGACTATTTCCCTATAGATTGGTAG
- a CDS encoding Cache 3/Cache 2 fusion domain-containing protein: MRHKMVLFNAIILTVTLFIVSLLLYSNQKAYILNSSNEQMQLYLQDMVDLLDLQIKEKQLQVDLALDVARDQLLLNGELRRDSVGISIEATNQETKEVKEVEIYSLYSGDIPFYNDFDIVDKVQNLTGQTATLFQKIEGGYLRVSTNVRKLDGTRAVGTYIPQNSPVIQTVEQGRTFKGRAFVVNDWYLTAYEPIRYNNEIVGILYVGVKEKDLNYLKEKFYEKHYLTSGYPYAITHEGELLIHPFLENESVANEKWFGKMTRDKKGMVANEWGSKNEDEAMMHYFINYDAFDMTLAIAVPKAELIDAPLNELRNIIFGGLIIILAILLTLISIFVNRQMAPLLVINEQLHRVSQRKDVEPLTMDREDEIGTINNSLNQVIAGNESTTKFAEAIGEHKFDVEFKALSEEDVLGQALLGMRKSLKASAEENKQRSWINQGHNLLNSIIRANQDTITGLCKAFLPELVRYTDACQSGIYIHEQEGNHQYLVLRGAYAWGQHKHVKHKMEIDEELSHSMVDQVFLEGKSILLKGLPDNYVNITSGLGSANPNHIIILPLLYNDDVLGVLEIASFNEITKVVEEFLTQTAENLAASIASLTTATKTKLLLAETQNKTSELASMEEEVRQNLEEMQATNEEMNRKEKEYLTRIEELENEIKKLKE; this comes from the coding sequence ATGAGACACAAAATGGTACTGTTCAATGCTATCATTTTGACAGTTACCCTATTTATAGTTTCCCTTTTACTTTACAGCAACCAAAAAGCGTATATTCTAAATAGCAGTAATGAGCAGATGCAGCTCTATCTGCAGGATATGGTAGATCTTTTGGATTTGCAGATCAAAGAAAAACAGCTGCAGGTAGATCTTGCCCTAGATGTAGCACGAGATCAGTTATTGCTTAATGGTGAGCTTAGAAGAGACTCTGTAGGGATATCCATAGAAGCTACTAATCAGGAGACTAAAGAGGTGAAAGAGGTGGAGATTTATTCGCTTTACTCTGGTGATATTCCTTTTTATAATGATTTTGACATAGTAGATAAAGTCCAAAACCTAACCGGCCAAACCGCAACTCTATTTCAAAAAATTGAAGGAGGTTATTTGCGGGTATCTACTAACGTACGTAAGCTGGATGGTACCAGAGCCGTAGGTACTTATATTCCGCAAAACTCACCGGTAATACAGACTGTAGAGCAAGGCAGAACCTTTAAGGGCAGAGCTTTTGTTGTTAATGATTGGTATCTCACAGCCTATGAGCCTATCAGGTATAATAATGAAATAGTAGGTATACTCTATGTGGGTGTGAAGGAAAAGGATCTTAACTATCTTAAGGAAAAATTTTATGAAAAACATTATCTCACTTCCGGTTATCCTTATGCAATAACTCATGAAGGTGAGCTTCTTATCCATCCATTTTTAGAAAATGAATCAGTGGCTAATGAAAAATGGTTTGGTAAAATGACTCGTGATAAGAAGGGGATGGTGGCCAACGAATGGGGTAGCAAAAATGAAGATGAGGCCATGATGCATTACTTTATAAATTATGATGCTTTTGACATGACCCTGGCCATAGCTGTTCCTAAAGCTGAATTAATAGATGCTCCTTTGAATGAATTAAGAAATATAATATTTGGTGGCCTTATCATAATTCTTGCGATACTGCTCACGCTGATATCAATATTCGTGAATAGGCAAATGGCTCCTTTGTTAGTGATTAATGAGCAATTACATCGGGTTTCGCAGCGTAAAGATGTAGAACCACTTACTATGGATAGGGAAGATGAGATAGGCACTATTAATAATTCGTTGAATCAGGTAATTGCAGGCAATGAGAGTACCACCAAGTTTGCAGAAGCTATAGGTGAGCATAAGTTTGATGTTGAATTTAAAGCCTTAAGTGAAGAAGATGTACTAGGTCAGGCTTTATTAGGTATGAGAAAGAGCTTGAAAGCATCAGCTGAAGAGAACAAACAACGCTCATGGATAAATCAAGGTCATAATTTATTAAACTCTATCATAAGGGCCAATCAAGATACTATAACAGGGCTTTGTAAGGCATTTTTGCCAGAGCTTGTCCGTTATACAGATGCATGCCAGTCAGGCATTTACATTCATGAACAGGAAGGTAACCATCAGTATTTGGTGCTCAGAGGAGCCTACGCCTGGGGTCAGCACAAGCATGTAAAGCATAAAATGGAGATAGATGAAGAGCTATCACATAGCATGGTAGATCAGGTGTTTTTAGAGGGAAAGTCTATTTTACTGAAAGGTTTGCCTGATAATTATGTGAATATCACATCTGGCCTTGGGAGTGCTAATCCTAACCATATCATTATATTGCCGTTGCTTTATAATGATGATGTACTCGGCGTATTGGAAATAGCGAGTTTTAATGAGATTACTAAAGTGGTAGAAGAGTTCCTTACTCAGACTGCAGAAAATTTGGCTGCTTCTATAGCATCATTAACTACTGCTACCAAAACAAAACTATTATTGGCCGAAACTCAGAACAAGACCAGTGAATTAGCTTCTATGGAGGAAGAGGTAAGGCAAAACCTGGAAGAGATGCAGGCTACTAATGAAGAAATGAATAGAAAAGAGAAAGAATATCTCACCCGAATAGAAGAGCTTGAAAATGAAATAAAGAAGCTAAAAGAGTAG